The Eubacterium maltosivorans genome includes the window GCGCCGCTTCATTCAGTTTACATTTGTATTTTCACAACGATTATAAGCCAGCCGGCTGATTTAGTATATCCACAAAATCCGTCATGGCGGAGGAAATTTTCAGCTGCTGAGGACAGACTTCCTCACAGCTTTTACAGCCAATGCAAGCGCTTGGCTGCTTTTCTTCCGGCAGCGCGCCCACGGCCATCTGTGTGATGACGCTATTGGTAAAGCGGGCGTCATTATAGATGGACAAAATGGTCGGGATATCCAGCTCTTTCGGACAATAGGTGGTACAGTAGCGGCATGCCGTGCACGGCAGACTGTCCACCATGCTGTCTGCCACTTCCAAAAGGCAGTCCATTTCCTTCGTGTTTACGGGCTTTTCTTCCTCATAAACTGCCATATTGGCCTTTAACTGTTCTTCATTTGACATGCCTGAAAGAACCATTGTCACCTCAGGGATCGACTGTAAAAAGCGAAACGCCCATTCTGGCGCGCTGGCTTCTGGACGAAATGTTCTGAGCTTTTTCATATTCTCATCGGAAAGGCTTGCCAGCTTACCGCCACGGAGCGGCTCCATCACCCAGATCGGCATATGGTACGCATTGAGCAGCTCTACCTTAGCCCTGGCATCCTGAAGCGTCCAGTCCAGATAATTTAACTGTATCTGACAAAACTCCAGCTGATCGCTGTAGGCCTCCAAAAAGCGCTTGATGGTATCATACCTGCCATGGGCAGAAAATCCCAGATGCTTTATCCGGCCAGCGGCTTTCTGTTTCAGAAGATATTCCATGATTCCATTTTTTTCATCCATATAGGGATCAATATTTTTTTCATACACATTGTGGAACAGGTAAAAATCAAAGTAATCTACACCACATTTTTTCAACTGTTCTTCAAAAATTTCCTCTACCCGGCTCATATTAGACAGATCATAGCCTGGAAATTTTGTAGCCAGATAATAGCTTTTGCGTGGATAATTGCTCAGTATTTTTCCCATCACAATCTCTGACTGGCCGTTATGGTAGCCGTATGCTGTATCAAAATAGTTAATCCCATTTTTTATGGCATCGTCGACCATTTTTGCGGCTGCCGCTTCATCAATGGCAGCATTCGGGTCATTATCTTTTACTGGAAGGCGCATTGCGCCAAAGCCAAGGGCTGAAAGCTTTAAATCCTGAAATTCTTTATAAATCATTTTAACTCCTTTTTATGCTTGTTCTATAAGTCTTAGCTTAGCACTTGGAGTCCACTTCAAGTCAAGCTTTTTTTCAAAAAACGATAAACAACCGTATATGATTGCCCTGCAAAATATTGCTGGCTCATATACGGTTGTTATAAATTTTTTACCTTGTATTAAAAAATACGTTTATAAAAGACCCATTTTTTGAGCGATCTCAATATTTACTTTTAACACATTTACACGATCCTGACCAAAAATACCTAAAAATTTACCTTCTGTATTATCGGCAATCATTTGCCGCAGCTCATCCTCAGGAATGCCGCTCGCCTTTGAAACAGCTGGAACCTGTATCTCAGCA containing:
- a CDS encoding aldo/keto reductase gives rise to the protein MIYKEFQDLKLSALGFGAMRLPVKDNDPNAAIDEAAAAKMVDDAIKNGINYFDTAYGYHNGQSEIVMGKILSNYPRKSYYLATKFPGYDLSNMSRVEEIFEEQLKKCGVDYFDFYLFHNVYEKNIDPYMDEKNGIMEYLLKQKAAGRIKHLGFSAHGRYDTIKRFLEAYSDQLEFCQIQLNYLDWTLQDARAKVELLNAYHMPIWVMEPLRGGKLASLSDENMKKLRTFRPEASAPEWAFRFLQSIPEVTMVLSGMSNEEQLKANMAVYEEEKPVNTKEMDCLLEVADSMVDSLPCTACRYCTTYCPKELDIPTILSIYNDARFTNSVITQMAVGALPEEKQPSACIGCKSCEEVCPQQLKISSAMTDFVDILNQPAGL